One stretch of Candidatus Dependentiae bacterium DNA includes these proteins:
- the alaS gene encoding alanine--tRNA ligase, translated as MNSFEVRKKFLDFFVENGHTAAPSSSLIPAEDPTLLFTNAGMNQFKDLFLGKEKRSYVRATTSQKCVRAGGKHNDLDAVGFTERHLTFFEMLGNFSFGDYFKTEALRFAWDLLTKGYNIPAEKLFVTVFETDDEAYEIWNKEIGVPAERIFRLGEKDNFWAMGDTGPCGPCSEIYYDRGPEKQGAFETASPGSDSPRYIEIWNNVFMQFNRDANGTLNPLKQTGVDTGMGLERLCMVLQGKDNVYQTDIFQTLIQEIERLTGVSYQKSTPDVQAAFHVLSDHIRSTSLLLADGCSPSNDGRGYVLRKIIRRAALFAQKLSDDQKLFSKLAQKFIEFMGPVFPELVSSRSLILNVLDSEIERFSVNLIQGQNILARYIDAHTKAKNSVIPGEQMFKLYDTYGFPPELTMLMAQEQKFTVDMQGFEEEMKKQQELSGKKAKDTEPDFIVTENLTTKFVGYETCTNESTISFISPTDTGAWIITHESPFYVECGGQVSDTGHIVINGYMYDVVDLRKTGETFAPAIAVKIRPRDAAAAKYLPSIKVGDAITSVVDELVRMDTVRNHTATHLLQAALIQVLGPQVKQAGSLVHPDYLRFDFSHHEPMTKEQIEQVEDLVNEKVQAAIPTNIFHTTLKDAKEKGIISFFGEKYNPEQVRVVQVPGFSAELCGGTHVSNTGVIGLFKITSDAALSTGVRRLVALTGRGAMKSFQQSFTTTKKLCEIFKAQQNEVFEAVERQQENLGTALSEIKQLKKQLIKFQIPSWAGAFTTAGSVPFLYKELDDVSGDEIKAIVSELEKIKPGFYLLINKMADRFGFIAYTSKDFGSKVDLKALSAFLKTTFDLKGGGSAQQIQGGGVSVPTNFAATLQEWVKAQTA; from the coding sequence ATGAACTCATTTGAAGTTAGAAAAAAATTTCTCGATTTCTTCGTTGAGAATGGGCATACCGCCGCTCCAAGCTCATCACTTATACCAGCTGAAGACCCGACTCTTCTCTTTACCAACGCAGGCATGAACCAGTTTAAAGATCTCTTTCTTGGCAAAGAAAAGCGATCATATGTTCGCGCCACCACAAGCCAAAAATGCGTTCGCGCAGGCGGCAAGCACAATGACCTTGATGCGGTTGGCTTTACCGAACGACATCTCACCTTTTTTGAGATGCTTGGGAACTTCTCATTTGGTGACTATTTTAAAACAGAAGCACTCCGCTTTGCTTGGGATTTATTGACCAAAGGATATAACATTCCTGCTGAAAAGCTCTTCGTTACCGTTTTTGAAACCGATGATGAAGCCTACGAAATTTGGAACAAAGAGATTGGCGTTCCTGCTGAACGTATTTTCCGTCTTGGCGAAAAAGATAACTTTTGGGCAATGGGCGATACCGGACCATGCGGCCCTTGTTCAGAAATTTATTATGACCGCGGACCTGAAAAACAAGGAGCTTTTGAGACCGCAAGCCCAGGTTCTGATAGCCCACGCTATATCGAAATTTGGAACAACGTCTTCATGCAGTTCAACCGAGATGCTAATGGCACGCTCAACCCACTCAAGCAAACGGGTGTTGATACCGGCATGGGACTTGAACGTTTGTGCATGGTATTGCAAGGCAAAGATAACGTCTATCAAACCGATATTTTCCAAACACTCATCCAAGAAATTGAGCGCTTAACGGGAGTTTCATACCAAAAGAGTACTCCTGACGTTCAAGCAGCATTTCATGTGCTTTCCGACCACATCAGATCAACATCACTCTTGCTTGCTGATGGCTGTTCTCCTTCAAACGACGGACGCGGTTATGTACTCAGAAAAATAATCCGCCGAGCTGCCCTGTTTGCACAAAAACTTTCTGATGATCAAAAACTTTTTTCAAAGCTTGCTCAAAAATTTATCGAGTTCATGGGCCCAGTATTTCCTGAGCTCGTCAGCAGCAGAAGTTTAATTCTTAATGTCCTTGATAGCGAAATCGAGCGATTTTCGGTTAATTTGATTCAAGGGCAAAATATTCTTGCTCGCTACATCGATGCTCACACCAAAGCGAAAAACTCAGTTATTCCTGGCGAGCAAATGTTCAAGCTTTACGACACCTATGGCTTCCCGCCTGAGCTCACGATGCTCATGGCACAGGAACAAAAGTTCACCGTCGACATGCAAGGCTTTGAAGAAGAAATGAAAAAACAGCAAGAACTTTCTGGTAAAAAAGCAAAAGACACAGAGCCTGATTTTATTGTGACAGAAAATCTGACCACTAAGTTTGTTGGTTACGAAACATGCACAAATGAAAGCACCATCTCGTTTATCAGCCCAACCGATACCGGTGCTTGGATTATTACTCACGAGTCACCGTTTTATGTTGAATGCGGTGGTCAAGTCAGCGATACCGGGCACATTGTGATCAATGGCTACATGTATGATGTGGTTGACTTACGCAAGACCGGTGAAACATTTGCTCCTGCAATTGCCGTTAAAATAAGACCACGTGATGCAGCGGCTGCAAAATATTTACCGTCAATTAAAGTTGGTGATGCGATCACAAGTGTTGTTGATGAGCTTGTTCGTATGGATACCGTACGCAACCACACAGCAACTCACTTGCTGCAAGCAGCACTCATTCAAGTTCTTGGACCTCAAGTTAAGCAAGCTGGATCATTGGTACATCCTGACTACTTGCGTTTTGACTTTAGCCATCATGAACCGATGACCAAAGAGCAAATTGAACAGGTTGAAGATTTAGTAAATGAAAAAGTCCAAGCAGCAATCCCAACCAATATTTTTCATACCACGCTCAAAGATGCAAAAGAAAAAGGAATTATTTCTTTCTTTGGCGAAAAATATAATCCTGAACAAGTTCGCGTTGTGCAAGTTCCTGGCTTTTCAGCTGAACTGTGCGGCGGAACTCATGTGAGCAATACCGGCGTTATTGGATTGTTTAAAATTACATCTGATGCGGCACTTTCAACCGGTGTACGACGCCTTGTTGCACTCACTGGACGCGGTGCAATGAAAAGCTTTCAGCAATCATTTACCACCACCAAAAAACTTTGTGAGATTTTTAAGGCTCAGCAGAATGAAGTTTTTGAAGCGGTTGAAAGACAACAAGAAAACCTCGGCACTGCCCTTTCTGAAATCAAGCAGCTAAAAAAGCAGCTGATCAAATTCCAGATCCCATCATGGGCTGGAGCATTTACCACCGCTGGCTCGGTACCCTTTTTATACAAAGAGCTTGATGATGTGAGTGGTGATGAAATTAAGGCGATCGTCAGCGAACTTGAAAAAATCAAGCCTGGCTTTTATCTGCTCATCAACAAAATGGCCGATCGCTTTGGCTTTATTGCTTACACGAGCAAAGATTTTGGAAGCAAGGTTGATTTGAAAGCGCTTTCTGCTTTCTTGAAAACTACTTTTGATCTGAAAGGTGGCGGAAGTGCTCAGCAAATTCAAGGCGGTGGCGTCAGCGTACCGACTAACTTTGCAGCTACTCTGCAAGAGTGGGTCAAAGCTCAGACAGCATAA
- a CDS encoding glycine--tRNA ligase, whose protein sequence is MASTVTLDKIVALCKRRGFVYQSSEIYSGLNGVYDFGPLGALLKKNIKNLWLKAMTSFPEDVVLVDGSILGPREVWEASGHLANFSDPMVDCLNCKKRYRADDPDINLEKSCPSCGVKNWTDVRQFQLMFETNLGAMTEAASKAYLRPETAQAIFINFKNVMSSTRVKIPFGIAQIGKAFRNEITPKQFLFRMREFEQMEMEFFCRPNESDAFFDVWVARRQEFFKQIGLTPERIRIRPHASDELAHYSKACYDVEYEFPFGWKELEGIAHRADFDLSQHSKHSGKDLAIFDEATKESFMPHVVECSVGVDRLFLTLLFDAYCEDEVEGETRVSLKFHPAVAPITAAILPLSNKLSDQALPLYHQLKQKGYSVQFDQSGSIGKRYRRQDEIGTPACFTFDFDSVNDGQVTVRDRDTLKQERIAIEAIPAYLDKLLAQ, encoded by the coding sequence ATGGCTAGTACTGTGACGCTTGATAAAATTGTTGCGCTTTGTAAGCGACGTGGATTTGTCTACCAATCATCAGAAATTTACTCTGGTTTGAACGGGGTATATGACTTTGGTCCATTGGGTGCTCTGCTCAAAAAAAATATTAAAAACCTTTGGCTCAAAGCCATGACCAGTTTCCCAGAAGATGTTGTGCTGGTTGATGGTTCAATTTTGGGACCACGAGAAGTGTGGGAAGCGTCCGGTCACTTGGCAAACTTTAGTGATCCGATGGTTGACTGCTTGAACTGCAAAAAGCGTTATCGTGCGGATGATCCCGATATCAATTTAGAAAAAAGCTGCCCTTCATGTGGCGTTAAAAATTGGACTGATGTACGTCAATTTCAGCTCATGTTTGAAACCAATTTGGGTGCAATGACCGAGGCTGCAAGCAAAGCATACTTGCGTCCAGAAACAGCCCAGGCAATTTTTATTAATTTTAAAAATGTTATGTCCAGTACGCGCGTAAAAATTCCATTTGGTATTGCACAAATTGGTAAAGCATTTCGTAATGAAATCACGCCAAAGCAATTCTTATTCAGAATGCGTGAATTTGAGCAAATGGAGATGGAATTTTTCTGTCGTCCAAATGAATCAGATGCATTTTTTGATGTTTGGGTTGCTCGCCGTCAAGAGTTTTTCAAGCAGATCGGCTTGACGCCAGAACGGATCAGAATTCGTCCCCATGCGTCCGACGAGCTTGCTCACTATTCCAAAGCTTGCTACGACGTTGAATATGAATTTCCATTTGGCTGGAAAGAGCTTGAAGGTATTGCACACCGTGCAGACTTTGATCTTTCGCAACACTCAAAACATTCTGGTAAAGATTTAGCTATTTTTGACGAGGCAACAAAAGAGTCGTTCATGCCGCATGTTGTAGAATGTTCGGTTGGTGTTGATCGCCTCTTCTTAACACTTCTTTTTGATGCTTACTGTGAAGATGAAGTTGAAGGTGAAACACGTGTTTCATTAAAATTTCACCCTGCAGTTGCACCTATTACCGCTGCAATTTTGCCGTTGAGCAACAAGTTAAGTGATCAAGCGTTGCCGTTGTATCACCAGCTCAAGCAAAAGGGTTATAGCGTGCAGTTCGATCAATCAGGATCAATTGGTAAGCGTTATCGCCGTCAAGATGAAATTGGAACACCTGCATGTTTCACGTTTGACTTTGATAGTGTCAACGATGGCCAAGTAACGGTGCGTGATCGCGATACGCTTAAGCAAGAGCGCATTGCAATTGAGGCAATACCTGCGTACTTAGACAAATTACTTGCACAATAA
- a CDS encoding WD40 repeat domain-containing protein, which yields DTVIDGKKGQVLLLNDHAQIFVDNNATLTLRNVVVRNTKNNPLNPCLKVGGNSGKLALDNVVLAMANDITFAQGQLYIHNDVLFSGTSSFIYRSPAASFVAPSGILKFDIRTTFSFAPTSTTDHLFQLQDRTSTIYLNGCTLKTTNSGMRLTKGNLVLNNKVILDSNAGGGTLLSTLSTLTSADYCDSSNNLWPVSWSPDGKTLAIGGSATASGIGGFANTDRVRLYTFNGSTLTALTSVQYTPGGVESLAWSPDGKYLAVSGNIATSSTVNVIIYSFNGSTLTLEASATYGNNSNNILIVSWSPDGKYLAVGGDGAQAVDGFANTDVFRVYQFTGSSLTAVASQPYGTTLSGGFGAQIFQASWSPDGKVIAIGGYAPTAVGGFSATEMVRLYSFNGSSLTALTALEYGTPGGIIRALSWNPSGTVLAIGGADPVSGYGGFANTDELRLYKFNGTTLSPLISQDYGSQIYSLAWNLDGTILAVGGTGATSSGGFANTHELRLYSFDGSSLTPLTSKAYGLAGAGLIFSAKWNPNSQVLALGGSSPANGSGGFTNSDELRLYGVNYTATTSPQSFSRSIVFGNSAVGASANLNVEILGAAHVTINGIVNDDSV from the coding sequence GATACGGTTATTGATGGAAAAAAAGGACAGGTGCTCTTGCTCAACGACCATGCCCAAATCTTTGTTGATAACAACGCAACACTCACATTGCGCAATGTAGTTGTACGCAACACAAAAAATAATCCCCTTAATCCCTGCTTAAAAGTTGGTGGTAATAGCGGCAAGCTGGCACTTGATAACGTCGTCCTTGCAATGGCAAATGATATTACTTTTGCTCAGGGGCAACTCTACATACACAATGATGTTCTTTTTTCCGGAACTTCCTCATTTATTTATCGTTCACCCGCTGCAAGCTTTGTCGCTCCATCTGGAATTTTAAAATTTGATATTAGGACGACATTTTCATTTGCACCAACATCGACAACAGACCATCTCTTTCAGTTACAAGACAGAACCTCTACCATCTACTTAAACGGCTGCACGCTCAAAACAACAAACTCTGGCATGCGCCTGACCAAAGGCAATTTAGTTTTAAATAACAAAGTAATCTTAGATAGTAACGCCGGCGGTGGCACATTACTTTCAACGCTTTCAACATTAACCAGCGCTGATTACTGTGATTCATCAAACAACCTTTGGCCTGTTTCATGGTCACCCGATGGTAAAACACTAGCAATTGGGGGAAGCGCTACGGCAAGCGGAATCGGTGGATTTGCTAATACCGACAGAGTTCGCCTCTACACTTTTAACGGTTCAACACTGACCGCGCTAACCAGCGTACAATATACCCCTGGTGGCGTTGAATCATTAGCCTGGTCACCTGATGGAAAATATCTTGCTGTATCTGGAAATATTGCGACATCAAGCACCGTGAATGTGATTATTTACAGTTTTAATGGTTCAACGCTGACACTTGAAGCTTCAGCTACCTATGGAAATAACAGCAATAACATTCTCATCGTCTCATGGTCACCTGACGGCAAATATCTTGCTGTAGGCGGCGATGGAGCTCAAGCTGTAGACGGTTTTGCCAACACCGATGTATTTAGAGTATACCAATTTACCGGTAGCTCTTTAACGGCGGTAGCAAGCCAACCTTATGGAACAACACTGTCAGGAGGTTTTGGTGCTCAAATATTTCAGGCATCTTGGTCTCCTGATGGCAAAGTAATTGCAATTGGAGGATATGCTCCAACCGCAGTTGGCGGTTTTAGTGCGACCGAAATGGTACGACTCTACAGCTTCAATGGCTCAAGCCTTACAGCACTCACGGCACTTGAATATGGAACTCCTGGTGGCATTATACGAGCACTTTCTTGGAATCCAAGTGGAACAGTTCTAGCAATTGGAGGTGCGGACCCTGTCAGTGGTTATGGCGGATTTGCTAATACCGATGAACTTCGACTCTATAAATTTAATGGAACAACACTATCCCCACTCATCAGTCAGGATTATGGAAGCCAAATTTATAGTCTTGCATGGAACCTCGATGGAACCATTCTTGCCGTAGGAGGAACTGGCGCAACAAGCAGTGGTGGTTTTGCTAACACTCATGAGCTTCGCCTCTATAGCTTTGACGGGTCTTCTTTAACACCGCTCACGAGTAAGGCTTATGGATTAGCTGGTGCTGGATTAATTTTCTCAGCTAAGTGGAATCCAAATAGCCAAGTACTGGCGCTTGGTGGATCTTCTCCTGCAAATGGTTCTGGTGGTTTTACCAATTCAGATGAATTACGCTTATACGGTGTTAACTATACGGCCACCACATCACCACAATCTTTTTCCCGCTCAATTGTTTTTGGCAATAGCGCAGTAGGCGCAAGTGCTAACTTGAATGTCGAAATTCTTGGCGCTGCGCACGTAACCATTAACGGTATTGTCAATGACGACTCGGTGTAG
- a CDS encoding ankyrin repeat domain-containing protein, translating to MNYRLIALLASAIFLQPLFCASNEFKRAVVLIDRNPQKDSSELTEFKGLLDRNVTLIADQQDEQKPPAKDQIDTRDFTLLHYAAAQNSVETCKIIRRKGQALPDFLDTTAGESKLTPLMVAAQQQSIEVVDLLLEYGASIGIQSSDKKTALHYAAQVGNRDLVVLLLKKGGLGLRYWVDADGKRPADLTTNADIKDLFASITIDRFQKLLQAQRRELIKDLLSIRPKVASETNVTEKSTCLHAVMLNPDLEILKAVLACKPDIDAQNKANKTALFVGVEEYFKATSKDSDVQELLFQAIAVLLKNGARVDVGDSFKKTPLMLAQEKLRLARGSAVEQAQKMVDLLKGDIPTAPEDIQKEFKGVGDALKSIQKQVKELQGNLKNLSTVVGA from the coding sequence ATGAATTATCGGCTGATAGCTCTTTTGGCGAGCGCAATTTTTTTGCAACCATTATTTTGTGCATCTAACGAGTTTAAACGAGCAGTTGTTTTAATTGATAGAAATCCTCAAAAGGATTCTTCTGAGCTGACAGAGTTTAAAGGATTGCTTGACCGAAATGTAACACTCATTGCTGACCAGCAAGATGAACAGAAGCCTCCAGCAAAAGATCAAATTGATACCAGAGATTTTACGCTTTTGCATTATGCTGCAGCGCAAAATTCGGTTGAAACTTGTAAAATTATTCGTCGTAAGGGGCAAGCGTTACCAGATTTTCTTGATACAACAGCCGGTGAAAGCAAGCTTACTCCACTGATGGTTGCAGCACAGCAGCAGAGTATTGAAGTTGTAGATTTGCTTTTGGAGTATGGTGCAAGTATCGGTATTCAAAGTAGTGATAAAAAAACCGCTCTGCATTACGCAGCTCAAGTGGGCAATCGAGATTTAGTGGTATTGCTGCTTAAAAAAGGTGGGCTTGGCCTTCGCTATTGGGTGGATGCAGATGGAAAAAGACCCGCTGATTTAACAACTAATGCTGATATTAAAGATCTGTTTGCGTCAATTACCATCGATCGCTTTCAAAAACTTTTGCAAGCTCAAAGAAGAGAGCTTATTAAAGATTTGCTTTCGATACGGCCAAAAGTTGCTTCTGAAACAAATGTAACTGAAAAATCAACGTGTCTTCATGCTGTTATGCTCAATCCTGATCTTGAAATTCTTAAGGCCGTGCTTGCTTGTAAACCAGATATTGATGCTCAAAATAAAGCAAACAAAACAGCTCTTTTCGTCGGAGTGGAAGAATATTTTAAGGCGACGAGTAAAGATTCTGATGTGCAAGAGTTGCTCTTTCAAGCCATTGCAGTGTTGCTGAAAAATGGTGCTCGAGTAGATGTTGGTGATAGCTTTAAAAAGACGCCGCTTATGCTTGCGCAAGAAAAGCTTCGCCTTGCTCGAGGAAGTGCTGTTGAGCAGGCGCAAAAGATGGTTGACTTGCTCAAGGGTGATATTCCTACAGCGCCAGAAGATATTCAAAAAGAGTTCAAAGGAGTGGGTGATGCGCTTAAGTCTATCCAAAAGCAGGTCAAAGAGTTGCAGGGAAACCTTAAGAATTTGAGCACGGTTGTGGGCGCGTGA
- a CDS encoding PD40 domain-containing protein codes for MTLWIKTMSTLLCLMLAPYAYLSCSNLDGTSSLVYKNQHHVFSDGESARGYVRMNGGFTIKPGTTATLDTVISVSGSIDLRETGQMQLLTDLELDSGLTWSSGGSIKGRGHALILNDTLSIPASKVIYISSDTVIDGKKGQELLLNDYAQIFVDNDATLTLRNIVVRNTKNNPLNPCLKVAGNSGKLALDNVVLAMANDIAFAQGQLYIHNDVLFSGTSAFIYQSTAPSFVAPRSKLLFDIGTTFSFAPTTTTDHLFILQDRTSTLALNGSSLLTTISGMRLTQGNLHLSNKVILNSNAGIGNLSTMSTLTSVAYGNLSHIYRLEWNPQGSFLAIGGSSPASGAGGFANTDEFRVYSFDGNNLAPIDSKDFGTEVQSLAWRPDGKFVAIGGTGAAAVGGFANTDGFRIYGFNGTTLTPVTSVPYGTTVTFIDWYPDGSIVAICGTGVASGGGFANTDEIRLYSFNGVTLSALTSVDYGSNVEAIHWSHDGKFLAVGGSGPAATGGFANTDEIRIYSFNGSTLTPVTSRDYGSRVFSLRWSPDGKTLAISGEIPSATGGFANTDEVRIYSFNGTTLVPVTSQDYGSRALSIDWTPDGRILAVGGRGPTSGAGGFSNTYELRMYLFDGTSLIPVTSKQISDGVTGSVDALIWHPNNNVIVIGGNAPVSNPSGGFNNTDEVRLYSTNYTTSTNPQAYSRSLIFGNSTLGASANLNVEILGAAHVTINGIVNDDSV; via the coding sequence ATGACCCTTTGGATAAAAACAATGAGCACCCTGCTTTGCTTAATGCTTGCACCTTACGCATATCTTTCATGCTCAAACTTGGACGGTACATCGTCACTTGTATACAAAAATCAACATCACGTTTTTTCAGATGGTGAAAGTGCTCGTGGATATGTCCGCATGAATGGCGGCTTTACCATCAAGCCTGGAACAACAGCAACTCTTGATACGGTTATTTCTGTTTCAGGGAGCATCGATTTGCGTGAGACTGGCCAGATGCAATTGCTCACAGATTTAGAACTTGATTCTGGTTTAACATGGTCAAGTGGTGGCTCCATCAAAGGACGTGGCCATGCGCTCATTTTAAACGATACCCTCTCAATTCCAGCATCAAAAGTAATCTATATCTCGAGCGATACTGTTATTGATGGGAAAAAAGGCCAGGAGCTCTTACTCAACGACTATGCCCAAATCTTTGTTGATAACGACGCAACGCTCACGTTGCGCAATATAGTTGTGCGCAACACAAAAAACAATCCCCTTAATCCATGCTTAAAAGTTGCTGGTAATAGCGGCAAGCTCGCACTTGATAATGTTGTACTTGCAATGGCAAATGATATTGCATTTGCACAGGGACAACTCTACATACACAATGATGTTCTTTTTTCGGGAACCTCGGCATTTATCTATCAATCAACCGCGCCAAGCTTTGTCGCTCCAAGATCTAAGCTTCTTTTTGACATTGGAACAACATTTTCATTTGCTCCAACGACCACAACTGACCATTTATTTATCTTACAAGATCGAACCTCAACGCTTGCTTTGAACGGAAGCTCTCTCCTAACAACAATTTCTGGAATGCGACTTACTCAAGGAAATCTGCATCTCAGCAACAAAGTTATATTAAATAGTAATGCAGGGATTGGTAATCTTTCAACAATGTCAACACTCACAAGTGTTGCATACGGAAATTTATCACATATTTACCGATTGGAATGGAACCCTCAAGGAAGCTTTTTGGCTATTGGAGGCTCTTCTCCTGCAAGCGGAGCTGGTGGTTTTGCCAACACTGATGAGTTTAGAGTTTATTCATTTGATGGAAACAACCTCGCACCAATCGATAGTAAAGATTTTGGTACTGAAGTTCAATCACTCGCTTGGCGACCCGATGGAAAATTTGTTGCAATTGGAGGAACCGGTGCTGCAGCAGTTGGAGGATTTGCAAACACCGACGGATTTCGTATTTACGGTTTTAATGGAACAACATTAACCCCTGTAACAAGTGTTCCTTATGGTACAACGGTAACATTTATTGACTGGTATCCAGATGGATCAATCGTTGCCATTTGTGGAACAGGAGTAGCTTCTGGTGGTGGATTTGCCAACACCGACGAGATCAGGCTGTACTCATTTAATGGAGTAACACTCTCTGCTTTAACAAGTGTCGACTATGGATCAAACGTCGAAGCTATACACTGGAGTCATGATGGAAAATTTTTAGCCGTAGGTGGTTCTGGTCCAGCCGCAACCGGAGGCTTTGCAAACACAGATGAAATACGCATTTATTCATTTAATGGGTCAACATTAACCCCGGTAACAAGTCGAGATTACGGAAGTCGAGTTTTCTCTCTTCGCTGGTCACCCGATGGCAAAACATTGGCAATTTCTGGCGAAATTCCAAGTGCAACCGGTGGATTTGCGAATACTGACGAAGTCCGCATTTACTCATTCAATGGAACAACACTGGTTCCTGTAACAAGCCAAGATTATGGGTCAAGAGCACTGAGCATTGATTGGACCCCCGATGGAAGAATTCTTGCCGTTGGTGGAAGAGGACCAACCTCGGGAGCCGGTGGATTTTCGAATACTTATGAACTCCGCATGTATTTATTCGACGGAACATCGCTTATCCCTGTCACCAGCAAACAAATATCAGACGGAGTAACTGGATCGGTAGATGCATTAATTTGGCATCCCAATAACAACGTTATTGTTATTGGGGGTAATGCACCGGTATCAAACCCCAGCGGCGGTTTTAACAACACGGACGAAGTTCGGTTGTATTCAACAAATTATACCACCTCAACTAATCCTCAAGCCTACTCACGCTCTTTAATATTCGGCAATAGCACCCTGGGCGCAAGCGCCAACTTAAACGTCGAAATTCTTGGCGCTGCACATGTAACGATTAACGGGATTGTCAACGATGACTCTGTGTAA
- a CDS encoding PBP1A family penicillin-binding protein encodes MRYLISVFFIIFSVACGTVLYLFNATQIDFSVVEQQSIVTPSVLLDDQGHELMRFEQDKREPVAYEKIPPHLVEAFVAAEDHKFFEHIGVSFKGIIRSMLVNLYYRRAVQGASTITQQLARLLFLSSERTLTRKLKELFFTLQLEQQLTKEQILELYLNNIYFGRGIYGVEAASRRFWNKTVTEITLEEAATLAAVAKSARFYSPLNAPRSSKQRRNVILRSMCNLKIITQEECAIAQGKELILHDHLPGSPMRLYLYEWVRQWAEQTFGKNTLYRGGLKIKTTIDSAAQEKAEKSFSAVVGPMREKMGDNLNGGMVCLEVGTGFIKAAVGGFDFKQSQFNRAFQAYRQMGSSFKPILYSYALNQGIGMDRVFVDEPIEIELPGEQSWKPRNWNRKFEGPMTLIRALARSNNIVSIKLLMEVGIVRVCDWARRFGIHRRLLEYPSLALGIAEATVQENAAAFNVFANNGIYIQPTMVEWVKNSHGTKVWQVEQVTHRAIPVRLCSQMVNALSQRMELTRRQSPRQWIDAETIGKSGSTNGAASVWFVGSTPSLTTAVYLGYDDNKPLGSQVFASKTAFPIWKSFNKSLTHASKHFYKDPSLHEICIDWVTGKRVRHYDRDDSDIVPILE; translated from the coding sequence GTGCGCTATTTGATTTCAGTTTTTTTTATTATTTTTTCAGTTGCCTGCGGCACAGTTCTCTACCTTTTCAACGCGACACAAATCGACTTTTCGGTTGTTGAACAACAGAGCATTGTTACCCCTTCGGTGCTTCTTGATGATCAAGGTCATGAACTCATGCGTTTTGAGCAAGACAAGCGTGAACCGGTAGCTTACGAAAAAATTCCCCCACACTTAGTTGAAGCATTTGTTGCGGCAGAAGATCACAAATTTTTTGAACACATTGGTGTATCGTTCAAAGGAATTATTCGTTCAATGCTGGTGAATTTGTATTATCGACGTGCTGTTCAGGGTGCAAGCACCATTACCCAGCAGCTTGCTCGCCTTCTTTTTCTTTCAAGTGAGAGAACGTTAACACGCAAGCTTAAAGAACTTTTTTTTACGCTTCAGCTTGAGCAGCAGCTTACCAAAGAGCAGATTCTTGAACTCTATCTCAACAACATTTATTTTGGCCGTGGCATTTATGGGGTCGAAGCAGCATCGCGTCGCTTTTGGAATAAGACGGTAACCGAAATAACCCTTGAAGAAGCAGCAACGTTGGCAGCAGTTGCAAAATCTGCACGTTTTTATTCCCCACTTAATGCACCACGCAGCTCAAAGCAGCGGCGTAATGTCATTTTGCGCAGCATGTGTAACTTAAAAATTATTACTCAAGAGGAATGTGCAATAGCCCAAGGTAAAGAGCTCATCTTGCATGACCATCTGCCCGGTAGCCCTATGCGATTATATCTTTACGAATGGGTTCGTCAGTGGGCAGAGCAAACGTTTGGAAAAAACACTCTGTATCGTGGTGGCTTAAAAATTAAAACAACCATTGACTCTGCGGCCCAAGAAAAAGCTGAAAAATCATTCAGCGCAGTTGTTGGCCCCATGCGTGAAAAGATGGGTGATAATTTAAACGGAGGAATGGTTTGTCTTGAAGTGGGAACCGGTTTTATTAAGGCTGCAGTTGGAGGTTTTGATTTTAAGCAGTCTCAATTCAATCGTGCGTTTCAGGCATATCGACAAATGGGCTCATCATTTAAGCCCATCCTTTATTCTTATGCGCTCAATCAGGGGATAGGAATGGATAGAGTCTTTGTTGATGAACCGATTGAAATTGAACTTCCAGGTGAGCAATCGTGGAAGCCTCGAAATTGGAATCGCAAATTTGAAGGTCCAATGACGCTGATCCGTGCGCTTGCACGCTCAAATAATATTGTCTCAATTAAATTGCTGATGGAGGTTGGCATTGTTCGTGTTTGTGATTGGGCAAGACGCTTTGGTATTCATCGGCGATTGCTTGAGTATCCTTCGCTTGCACTAGGAATTGCAGAAGCAACGGTCCAAGAAAATGCTGCTGCGTTTAATGTGTTTGCAAATAATGGAATTTATATTCAGCCAACGATGGTTGAATGGGTTAAAAATAGTCATGGTACAAAGGTATGGCAGGTTGAGCAGGTGACGCATCGTGCTATTCCTGTGCGATTGTGTAGTCAAATGGTTAATGCACTTTCGCAGCGGATGGAATTGACCCGTCGTCAGAGCCCCCGGCAGTGGATTGATGCGGAAACAATTGGTAAATCGGGTTCAACCAACGGAGCTGCATCGGTTTGGTTTGTTGGTTCTACGCCAAGCTTAACAACGGCAGTTTATCTTGGATATGACGACAATAAGCCGCTTGGTAGCCAAGTATTTGCAAGCAAAACAGCATTCCCTATTTGGAAGAGTTTTAATAAATCGCTTACTCATGCATCAAAACATTTTTACAAAGACCCTTCGTTGCACGAAATTTGCATCGATTGGGTTACTGGTAAGCGTGTTCGTCATTACGATCGTGATGATTCAGACATAGTCCCCATTTTAGAATGA